In the genome of uncultured Celeribacter sp., the window CCACGAAATCGGCCATGGTCCCCGTGTGCGCGACACGTCCGTCGTCGATCACCGCCATGTCGCGGCCCAGGGATTTGGCAAAGGCGAAATTCTGTTCCACCAAGAGGATGGTGGTGGTCTGGGCGATCTCGCGGAAGGCTTCGGCCATGGCATCGACGATGGCGGGGGCAAGCCCCTTGGTCGGCTCATCAATCAGGATGAGCGCGCGCGGTTCGATGATCGCGCGGGCGACCGAGAGCATCTGTTTTTGGCCGCCGGACAGGCTCCAGGCCTGTTTGTCGCGGAACCGTTCGAGGGCGGGGAAAAGCGCGTGGATGCGTGCAAGCCGTGCGGGATCGAACCGGCCGTTCGAGGTCGCAAGGATCAGGTTTTCATCCACGGTCAGCGTGCCGAAAATGCCC includes:
- a CDS encoding ABC transporter ATP-binding protein, which produces MSLLSIRNMKTDIGQYAVLHDISFEVPEGGVFVLLGRNGAGKTTTLRSIMGLWTPSPGSVQFRGEDISALHTAEIARKGIAYVPENMGIFGTLTVDENLILATSNGRFDPARLARIHALFPALERFRDKQAWSLSGGQKQMLSVARAIIEPRALILIDEPTKGLAPAIVDAMAEAFREIAQTTTILLVEQNFAFAKSLGRDMAVIDDGRVAHTGTMADFVADTALQHRLLSLSL